ATGTAGCTCTGGTCGGCGGTAAGAATGCATCTCTTGGCGAGATGATCCAAAATCTGCGCGCGAAGGGCGTGAATGTGCCCTCCGGCTTTGCGGTCACTGCGGAGGCCTACCGGTATGTTATTGATCAGGCGGGCATACGCGGGAAGATCGAGGAGACGCTGGCAGACCTGGATACGCATGATATGGCGAACTTATCCACGCGTGGTCGTAAGCTGCGTGAGCTGATCAGGACGGCACCGTGTCCCCGGGATCTCGAGGATGAGATCCGTGCGGCGTATCGGGAGATGGAGCAGCGCTACGGCACGAATGTGGACGTTGCGGTACGGAGCAGTGCTACCGCGGAGGATCTCCCAACCGCGAGTTTCGCCGGGCAACAGGAGACCTACTTGAACGTTCGGGGCGAGGAGGAGCTCATGGAGCGGGTGATGGACTGCTTTGCCTCGCTCTTCACCGATCGGGCAATTTCCTACCGTGTTGATAAAGGCTTCGACCATCTCAGCGTTTATCTCTCCGTCGGCGTGCAGAAGATGGTTCGGTCTGATCTGGCATCCGCCGGTGTTATCTTCTCTATCGATCCCGAATCGGGCTTCAGCAATGCGGTTTACCTTACGGGCGCTTACGGGCTGGGCGAGAACGTCGTGCAGGGCACCGTCAATCCTGATCAGTTCTATGTCTTCAAGCCCACGCTGGCTCAAGGCTTCCATCCCATCGTGGAGCGGAAATTGGGTACGAAGCGAAAGAAGCTGGTCTACAAGGAGAACGAGGTGGGGACCGAGCAGCAGTATATCACGAAGGAGGAGGCGCAGCAATTCATATTGACGGACGATGAGCTGCTGGTGCTCGCCCGCTGGGCGGTCATTATCGAGGAGCATTACGGGCTACCGATGGATATCGAATGGGCCAAGGACGGGCGTACCGGCGAGCTCTTTATCGTGCAGGCGCGACCGGAGACGGTGCATTCACAGAAGGATCTCGCAGCCATCGAGACGTATGTGCTCGAGGAGAGCGGTAACCTGCTGGTCACCGGTGAAGCCGTGGGGCACAAGATCGGGTCCGGCGAGGTGACGGTCATCCTGAACGCGAGCGACATCCACAAATTCAAGCCGGGACAGGTGCTGGTCACGGAGATGACCGACCCGGACTGGGAGCCGATCATGAAGGTCGCGGGTGCGATCGTCACTGATCGAGGGGGTAGAACCTGTCACGCCGCGATCATTTCCCGTGAGCTCGGTATACCCTGTGTCATCGGCACGGATAAGGGCTCGAAGCTCTTGAAGGATGTCAAAGCGGTCACGGTCGATTGCTCGGAGGGCACTGGGCGGATCTTCGAGGGGAAGCTCAAATACCGCGTGGATACGCGCTCTTCTGAGAACCTGCCACGACCGTGCACGCAGATCATGATGAATGCCGCCATACCTGACACGGCGTTCGTCCAGGGGCAAATCCCCAATGACGGGGTCGGACTGGCCCGCGAGGAGTTCATTATCAATTCATACATCGGCATACACCCGCGCGCACTGCTCGATTACGAGCAGTTGCAGGCGCAGGCTAAAGCGGACGAGCGCATCGCGGACGTCGTGAAGGCGATCGATGAGCGGAGTGCATCATATTCTGACAAGGTGCAATTCTTCATCGATAATCTCGCCATGGGTATCGCGAAGATCGCGGCTGGCTTTTATCCGAACGACGTGATCGTCCGGCTCTCTGACTTCAAGACGAATGAGTACGCCAATCTCATCGGCGGGTATCTCTATGAGCCCCAGGAGAGCAATCCCATGCTCGGGTGGCGCGGCGCTTCTCGTTACTATGATGCGAAGTTCAAAGCCGCTTTTGGCCTGGAATGCCGGGCGATCAAGAAAGTACGCGAGGACATGGGGCTGACCAATATCAAGGTCATGGTCCCCTTCTGTCGAACGCCCGAGGAGGGACGTAAGGTGATCGAGACGATGGCGGAGTACGGCTTGAAGCAGAACGAGGAGGGGTTGGAAGTATACGTGATGTGTGAGATCCCCTCGAATGTGATCCTGGCCGATGAATTCGCCGACGTATTCGATGGCTTCAGCATCGGCTCGAACGACCTGACGCAGCTCACGCTGGGGCTTGATCGCGATTCAGATCTCGTTGCGCACCTCTTTGATGAGCGTAACGAAGCGGTGAAGCGGTTGGTGAAGCATGTTATCGACGTCGCGCACGAGCACGAGCCGAGGCGGAAGATCGGCATTTGCGGTCAGGCGCCAAGCGATTTCCCCGAATTTGCCGAGTTCCTCGTGGAATGCGGGATCGACTCAATGTCCTTGAATAGCGATGCGGTTATTTCCACACGGCTACAGGTGGCGGAAGTAGAGAAGCGATTAGGAAAATGTACGTAAAGATACGCGCAATTGACGTCGTACGGGTGCCTCCAGAACGGCTGGGAGACGATCTGGATGGGGTGGTCACGGAGATGCTCCAGGATAAGCTGGAAGGCCGTCTGGATAAGAAGGTCGGGATGTTCATCGCGATCCTGGACGTCGTGGATATTAAAGAAGGGCGGATAATGATCGGCGACGCGGGCGTCTATTACGAGACGGTGTTTGACGCGCTCGTGTTCAGACCGAAGATGCAGGAGATCGTGGAAGGCGAAGTGGTGGAGATCGTCGAATTCGGCGCCTTCGTCGAGATTGGCCCGCTCGACGGGTTGTTGCACATCAGTCAGATTACTGATGAGTACATCTCGTATGACGAGAAGAATGCGAAGCTCGTAACGAAGGAGACGAGCAGGACGCTGGGTGAAGGCGATCGCCTTCGCGCGCGAATCGTCGCTATCTCACTCAACGAACGTGATCCCAGTGAGAGTAAGATCGGCTTAACGATGCGGCAGCCTGGTTTGGGGAAACTGGAGTGGCTCGAAGAGGAGCGGCAGAAAGCGGCCGCGAAGGAGAATGAAGCGGCGCGAAAGGTGAAACCGGCAGGAACGGAACCGGCGAAGAAGTAAATAAGCAAACGACGAAGGAGGAACGATGATGGATAAGGCGTGCAGAGATTGTCACCGACTCATAGAGGCGGGACGGGCGGTCTGTATCTGTGGCTCGAATGCGATGAGCGCGGATTGGACGGGTTATCTGGCGATCATTGATGCGAAAGGCTCGGCGATCGCGGAAAAATTAGAGATCACGAAGGCGGGTAGGTACGCCTTGAAGGTAAGATGAGGTGAGTGAGAAACCGAGATGGAAATCGAGATAGTGGAAAAGAAGGATAATCAATTGCTGAAGCGGAAGGAGATCTCTTTTAAGCTGAAGC
This portion of the Methanomicrobia archaeon genome encodes:
- a CDS encoding DNA-directed RNA polymerase — translated: MYVKIRAIDVVRVPPERLGDDLDGVVTEMLQDKLEGRLDKKVGMFIAILDVVDIKEGRIMIGDAGVYYETVFDALVFRPKMQEIVEGEVVEIVEFGAFVEIGPLDGLLHISQITDEYISYDEKNAKLVTKETSRTLGEGDRLRARIVAISLNERDPSESKIGLTMRQPGLGKLEWLEEERQKAAAKENEAARKVKPAGTEPAKK
- a CDS encoding DNA-directed RNA polymerase, subunit E'' — encoded protein: MMDKACRDCHRLIEAGRAVCICGSNAMSADWTGYLAIIDAKGSAIAEKLEITKAGRYALKVR
- a CDS encoding phosphoenolpyruvate synthase, giving the protein MKFVKWFEEVGSGDVALVGGKNASLGEMIQNLRAKGVNVPSGFAVTAEAYRYVIDQAGIRGKIEETLADLDTHDMANLSTRGRKLRELIRTAPCPRDLEDEIRAAYREMEQRYGTNVDVAVRSSATAEDLPTASFAGQQETYLNVRGEEELMERVMDCFASLFTDRAISYRVDKGFDHLSVYLSVGVQKMVRSDLASAGVIFSIDPESGFSNAVYLTGAYGLGENVVQGTVNPDQFYVFKPTLAQGFHPIVERKLGTKRKKLVYKENEVGTEQQYITKEEAQQFILTDDELLVLARWAVIIEEHYGLPMDIEWAKDGRTGELFIVQARPETVHSQKDLAAIETYVLEESGNLLVTGEAVGHKIGSGEVTVILNASDIHKFKPGQVLVTEMTDPDWEPIMKVAGAIVTDRGGRTCHAAIISRELGIPCVIGTDKGSKLLKDVKAVTVDCSEGTGRIFEGKLKYRVDTRSSENLPRPCTQIMMNAAIPDTAFVQGQIPNDGVGLAREEFIINSYIGIHPRALLDYEQLQAQAKADERIADVVKAIDERSASYSDKVQFFIDNLAMGIAKIAAGFYPNDVIVRLSDFKTNEYANLIGGYLYEPQESNPMLGWRGASRYYDAKFKAAFGLECRAIKKVREDMGLTNIKVMVPFCRTPEEGRKVIETMAEYGLKQNEEGLEVYVMCEIPSNVILADEFADVFDGFSIGSNDLTQLTLGLDRDSDLVAHLFDERNEAVKRLVKHVIDVAHEHEPRRKIGICGQAPSDFPEFAEFLVECGIDSMSLNSDAVISTRLQVAEVEKRLGKCT